The following nucleotide sequence is from Euleptes europaea isolate rEulEur1 unplaced genomic scaffold, rEulEur1.hap1 H_1, whole genome shotgun sequence.
ttattcaaacgtctcattaaacggattctggtatagttgagtgcgagaccgctataaaaatacatagttaccgattgctcagctaatttccccatataaaggagcaattcggctaacaaagTACTAAGGCTAGAAGTAGATCAATTGGATTAAAAATGTCAATTTGTAAAGGATTTATATCAAAAGGGACTAATTGACATTCACTATAGCCCTACTAATGAAATGGTGGCAGATATTTTCACTAAGCCATTGACAACAGAGAAATTTGTACACTTTCGTGAACTGTTGAATATGATTGATCCTAATGTGACAAATTTTGATGATTAATGATGTCATTGTTTATGTGAACTGAAATGATTAGATCTTGAAGAAGGGGTGTTGTAatagtcaagatctaaatttagtcattatggggttaatgtatttgtttagcaacatcatagacctgacctcgaagtgtaatctggcttttagccaatcctatgtattatttggtgtgtttgagaaactgatttgccaatttgaattatgtcattgtttgagttggttaacgagctcaattggtttcctgtagagattttagtaaaatggctaatttgtaactCAGTCGTATAGCCACTTGCCGGCCATACCTAATtgcttgttggtatgtaacctaaTGTTTTAGTAAGCCGAATATATAGAGCttaggagtttattattttatcagaaATTTCCCGTTTTACTTTTACCCCATAGACTAGATAAAGtttgttactttgattaataactaccgtctcagcgttattattttcaacagacagcacttccggttttccttccggaagtgccgcatcagcACAGCTGCTTTTGTTAAATCAGCCATGGTGATGTGGTGTTTCTGGAAGTGCCATAATGGCATGCATGTGCCCGCAGCAACCCCAGcctcaccccctaaaacctcccgccgatcaggagggcggacctggcaaccctaccttgctgTTACATTGTGAAATAACACAAACGAATCCAGCTCACCAGGGTTGTGTCTCCTTAGCCATTCATCGAAGAGAGCATCAGTGAATGTGTGCAGGAGGACAAAAATCGGATCATTCGGGGACAAATGGGTTTGCCCCCCAGTGCCATTCAGAAAGAGATGGGCCAGATTATGAAGACTCCGGACTGCTGGATCATACTTTCCTGAAGGATGGCTGTAGCCTGTGTATCAGAGAGAAGAGGCACAGGTTGGAAATAACAGTGAGAATCTTGTGCAAAAGCATCAGCTCAAAGCTAAATACAGGCTTGGATCCCACCGAGAATTTCtgtttaccgtatttttcgctctataggacgcaccgctccataagacgcacctagtttttagaggaggaaaacaagaaaaaatctaaaaacttgtcttatggggcgaatgctggctgggcgcgtgcatgTCGGGatggcgcaagccggcgttccccgccccgacggctggctgggaggtgggcggggccgcacagagccagctgggagcgtgcgcgtcgggaccataagatgccccccccagctggccatcgtggcggggaaagccggcttgcactggaacgacgcgagctggctctgtgcgccccgcacgcctcccagctggctggtggccctagccggctcccggggcagccCGGCTCTGTGCcctgctgccgctgcgctggggggctgggagagacctcccgcagctcagctggctggaggctttaaagccggctcccgaggcggcccggctccgcgccctgctgctgctgcgctggaGCCGGGCCGCACATCTTGCTGCAATGCCAGAACCGGGCTgccccaggagccggctttaaagccgccagccagctgggcggcgggaggcccctcccgccccccagctggctggcagcatccTAGCCGGCTCCCGAGGCCCTGCGCCCTGTTGCCACTGCACTGGGCGGCTGAGAGGGAACTCCCacagcccagctggctggcgactttaaagccggctcctggggcAGCCCGGCTCcgtgccctgctgctgctgcgctggaGCCTGGCCGCACATCTTGCTGTAATGCCAGAGCCGGACCGCCCCGGGAGCCTGCTTTAaagccgcccctcagctggctggcggcgtcctAGGCGGCTCCTggggcccggctctgcgccccgctgccactggatggctgggagggacctcccgcagcccagctggctggcggctttaaagctggCTCCCGGGACAGCCCGGATCCGcaccctgctgctgctgcgctggaGCCCAGCCGCATATCTTGCTGCAATGCCAGAGCCGGGCCGCCttgggagccggctttaaagctgccagccagcttggggtgggaggcccctcccaccccccagctggctggcggtgtTCTATCCGGCTCCCGAAGCCCtgcgccccgctgctgctgcacTGGGCGGCTGGGAGAGACCTCATACCggtacattcgctccataacacgcacagacatttcccctcacttttgaggaggaaaagagtgcatgttatggagtgaaaaatacggtatatgtgTGCATTTGGGGGAGTATGTGTGATGatttttgccagttccctcttctcgCAGGAGACCTCGGATTCCTTCCTCAGACATTTCTGGGGATTCcccatcccccaggagcagcattttgtcaAGATGTTCCCATGTATCCTAATGAGCAAGGTATCTCTTCAGGTTCCCAGAGGACTTTTCCTGAATGGCGGCTAGTAGGCATTTAAAAATGAAGGAATGATGCCTTATTTTTAATTTGGAAAACCTTATGATTAGTAAGAGAGTGTCCTGAAGACACATGCAATTAACCACACAGTGATGGGTTTGAAAGAAAATAGAGATTTCCTGTGTGATCCTCTTTCCTCTTTttgcagaaacacacacacacacaaggatttgaCCTGTTTCACTCAGTATAtgataaatttggcagatttcaGCCCCTCACCCAGTCTATTTCCAGACTGTTTGCCTGAAAATTACTTGCCTTCCAGTGCATTACGAAAACTGTCTGTTGAGTCTGAATAGAATGGAGGCGTATCAAATAATCCAACTTCTAAGCAAAGAGCAACATCCTGTGGCTCGGGAAGGCGCTGCACCATTGGACGGGCAACATTTCCAGCAGGATTTCGTCTTATTGGACCACCTTCTGTGCCTGGcataagaagggggagggggaaggtgaagTTTTAGACATTTCTAAGATGATCATTAAACCTGAAAGTAGAATGGCTTAAGAAAATAGGCAATATGTTTGGGTCAGGCTAAGGGCCATTTTGAACTATTATTGCATACACTTGAAGCATTTTAGCTGTTATGGTACACAATAATGCATGATGTTCCAGATAAGAGCACACTAGGCCATTTGCTCCAACATGGATTTCATTTGCGCACTCATGTATTCCGGAACATCCTCATCACACCATGCCATTACACCCCTGTTTTCCTTATTACCATGTCCTTTTTAataatgcaattttaatacttttCAGGGTGGCTTTCCTGGGATGGAGAAGTGATTGAAGATGGTGTTGGTGAttatcaatgcaatcctaagaacactttcctgggtgtAGGCCCTATTGAATAAACCTAATTGTTGTCTTTGTGTCTTTTCACctcctgccattaaaaaaaattatctagcTGCTAGTGGGAAGACCCTGATGAAACTGACAAGCCTCATCAGTTTCACAGACCTTTTCCAAGTTAAAAACAGAGTTGGGGACAGAGTTTAGTCATTTCTACCAGGAATCCACAAAGTTAAAAGTATCAGTGAAAATGACAAacatccctcccccttttgcaGGAATACTGAAGTACCCAATTGAAATGAATAAAGAATGTCAGTTTCAGGCTTTTCTGGACTTGATTATGAAGTGTGATcaaaatctttgtgtgtgtgttgtgggggggcAGCAGTGGCAGGGGACGGGGGGTGTTGTTGGAATTCAAGCAAATTGCTTTCTTATCCAAAGGACATTTCATAGGAACTGGATAATATATATTTACCACTGCAGGGCTAGCATATATCTACTATAGCATTAGtccaaacaacaacagcaacaaccacTGCTTGTTTGTTATCTTCTGGGAGCATCTTCTGGCAAGTATCTTTTCAGTACACAATATCTGACACACAGAGAAAGTAAATGAGAAGGCTATAGTTTGGCAGCTGCTGTGAATGAACCCTTGCTGGAAATAAGCAGAGAAGAGTTACACTAAAGTTTAAAAATTCACTTTTAGATAGACAACTGGGGTTTAGGCTTGACAAGAGGGAGAATATCCATGACCAAACatttaaaaggttttaaaaaataaaaactgccaAAGAGATAGGCACACACATCATTTTCCCAATTTGAATCACCCAAGATCTGAAAGTAAAGTGAAACTTATTTTTCTAGCAACTGGAGGGTTAAGGATTAAAGCCAGTAGATTTTGTATCAAAGCCAAATAGAAATGGTAATGTCCTGGCATGTGTTAAATTGACCCTTCAGGAGAGGGTGGCAACAACCAAATATTGTCAAAGAATCTCAGCTTACTGTTGCAAATGGTTCCCAAAGTATCATAGTCTTCAAGATTGTCACATAAAACATGCCATTGAGAGAAGATAGAATTTTGGCTTATAAGAGAGACATCAAAGTTGCTTCTAGCTCCCATCAGGTCATCTGTGCAGATGTCACAGGTGTTTCTACCTGTTGCAAAGTTCCAGTAGGGAAGCGCAAAAAAAGGATCCTGTAGCATTTCCTGGTGAGAGAACACAGGTTAATGGTGAGCTTCACTGAGGTGTAGATAGGATCATTCTTGGTCTCGTTTTTATATATGGGAACTGTTGCATGTTTCCAAGCTGCGGGAATAATTTCTGAAGCATTAATTTGAGTGAAGAGAGGGGCCAGCAGATTACTCCACCATACCAAATTAGCTTTCAAAAGATCTACTGTTATTaaatcaggcccaggggccttacctgatCACATTTGCTTAATTAAGGGGCCTACTACCTCCGGAAGAGCTGGCTGCCATAGGACAGTCTGTGGAGGCCCAACCAAAACCCAATCCGCTATAATCGAtaccactggtgtgtgtgtgtctgtgttcaaGATAACACTAGTTATAAGAGAGTTCCAGTTGTGACAGTTCATTATGCAACCGAATACTTGGAAAGTAGGACTCCTGGAAAGAGGAATGTTTTCTGTCAATCCTAAAAACCAATTTCTTAGACTGCCAAAAGTAATCTGAAAATAATGTttcttgaattaaaaaaaaaattggtctcaagtcacatctgacttgacCCATGGTGGGGTTTTCAGGCCAAATTCCTTCAGAggttatttgccattgcctgcctcctcatcacgaccctggtatttcttggaggtctcccatccaaatacatgtcaggattgaccctgtttagcttctgagatctgatgagctcaggctagcctgggccatccaggtcaggttgggATTGTTTTACTTCCCCTAAATAAAGAATATATGTTTCACAAAATTTTAGGACCCATTATAAACTGCTATATatcccaaatattttaaaaatgtattccaAGCAAGATtcaatattaatcaaaaactAAAATTCTATTATGGTAACAGGTTGCTGCAAGTCCTGCAATTGGATTCTGGACTGGAGGGAAACATTTTGAAACCTGCACGTTCTTTAATTTGAGAATGTAGGATATGAATAACAGAAACATCACCTGAATGTCTCTCTCCAACTGCAGTAGATGATATCTATGCCAGGTAAGAAATGCTGGTCCTTCATGAGAGAAATCTATGCCACCAAAACTCAGCTGCCCAGGTCCAAGGAATGTCTTTCTGACAGAGTAATAATGGGACCACACAAAATAGTTATAAATGGTCACATTTTCAAATTGTGGAGTATTGCCATCGGGGCCCATAATCTCCTCACGTCTCCTTGTGGCTATCATAATATCGGGATGCACTGTATTTTTAGCTTGTTGCAAAGCATTTATAAAACGATTTGTTTCTTCTCTGTTCAGATCCAGAATGTTTCTTCTGactaaggattttaaaaaaaagattgttctAAATATAAATACAACAATTAATTGTAAAATTGATAACTTTTCAGTTTCCTGTTGAAAGATAAATTTCTAGgtcaattaaaacaaagccctcaAAAAGAGAAATTAATTCCCCCAATCACTTTAAATGTCATAGTTACTCCCAGCTCTTTGTCTTCTGTAGTACATAGTGCAGGACTCTATAGTCTTTCATGGAGTCTGTCCAAACTGCCATCAATATTTATGTTAGACTTATATTCCTATCTAAGAATCACCTCAAGCATGTGCAGTAGATATCTTGCATGCTCAGAACACTTGTCCAATACACAAACGTGCATGATTCTCAGCTCATGGGAAAAATGCCACAGCAGATCCTGAAAGGCATCTTCTGCACAGGTAGTTTTCTTACATGGATTCTTCTATACCCTGATAATTCAACCAATGGACACAAATGTAGGCAAGAATCCCTGAGACAATGTACATGCATGAATATGATTATTAATATAGATAGGAGCACAATATCTATTGAATGTGATCCCAGTTGCCCAGTCACAATGCAGGTTCAAGCATGCATATACACCAGATCTTTGGCATCTGAAAATCTCAATATTTATCTATCTGGGGCCAATGCAAGCATTTTGTCAACAGGATatctgttgtatatattgttggaTACAATTGTTTCTATATTTTTTCAGGTAGCTCAAATAGCATGAGTCATTGGAGCTTTGACACGTGATCAAGTTTATATATAAGAATCAACCCTAAAATTTGATTTTGTTAGTTTGTTGGGGCCAACATCtaacaaaaaataatttaaataaagtaTAATTAGTGATGGCAGATTAGCAGTATGAGTTCCAGCTCAGCTAAACTGAAGTTATAATCTCAGAAATATTTTGAATCCAAAGGCAAATGAGACCTGAAGTTATTTGCAGATGGTGCACCTACTTTCCAACCTGGAAGCGTATAATCCTGCCacctattcattcattcattcacaataTCTATACCCCATCTGTCTGCCCAATCAGTGCCGTCAAGAACAAACTTAATAAGAACACATtgtaaaaaacagttaaaatcagagcaaaatacatatataaaatccAAAACAGCAAATTAGAACACAAAACAGGAAGGACCTATGATAAAACCTGGAAAGTGGTGAAACTTCTgaggctgattcacacatgccaCTTCCTGTACtcaaaccatcttccttggagtGCACATGTGAAAGGAAGTTTTAAATACATGAGTATACACTTTCTGATGCACGAAAAGCAATTTTAAACGTGCATGCACCAATTTTCTGCATTGCTTCATGTCTATGTAAGTAGATCAGCTACAAGTCACATTTCTGTCTGCATGTGCTTTACAATGTACAAGTGATTTCAGTCTGGCTCCTAAATTCTTACCTATGAATTGTCATTTATCTTTATTTTGATGTATTTTTGATGATCTTTTAAAATCAACATTCAATGAAATAAGCAATGGAAAAAAATCCTGCTCTAAAAGCTCagatctttaaaaatgttaacaAAAGAAGTCATGAAAATGAAATAGAGATGACTACCTTTATTCTTATTGGCTAACCCATTGTAAAATGTACAATGGGACCCTCCTAGTCAAATAGGAAGAATGTCTTATTTGGTTTGATCCCATAATCAGTGATTGATACCACTCAGAATACAAAGATAACAGTTTAGATGAAAGATAGtaccatcccaagcagagttacacaattCTAAGCCAATTTACTTGAAtggacttaggagggtgtaactctgtttaggactgcactgaaaatgCATTAAGTCTGCAAAGGATTGCAAAGTAAGAAGTTACGTTCCTTTCCTATGAAAGGTAGCATACATGCatggccctgtgtgtgtgtgtaaagtgctgttaaatcgcagccaacttttggtggccccttatgaggttttcaaggaaagagactaacggaggtggtttgccattgccttcctctgcatagcaaccctggtattccttggtggtctctcatccaaa
It contains:
- the LOC130492896 gene encoding 5,6-dihydroxyindole-2-carboxylic acid oxidase-like; the encoded protein is MQLVTLLFLTLSREISAQFPRQCITVNALRRGECCPDLSPVVVPGSDNCGSSSGRGQCVQATADLRPHGPQYMHDGRDDREQWPLRFFNRTCRCNGNFAGYNCGSCRLGWSGPACNQPTNIVRRNILDLNREETNRFINALQQAKNTVHPDIMIATRRREEIMGPDGNTPQFENVTIYNYFVWSHYYSVRKTFLGPGQLSFGGIDFSHEGPAFLTWHRYHLLQLERDIQEMLQDPFFALPYWNFATGRNTCDICTDDLMGARSNFDVSLISQNSIFSQWHVLCDNLEDYDTLGTICNSTEGGPIRRNPAGNVARPMVQRLPEPQDVALCLEVGLFDTPPFYSDSTDSFRNALEGYSHPSGKYDPAVRSLHNLAHLFLNGTGGQTHLSPNDPIFVLLHTFTDALFDEWLRRHNPDTSIYPLENAPIGHNRRYNMVPFWPPVTNDEMFLTAPENLGYSYEVQWPTRTLQVTEVITIAIVTALILVAIIFAGATCIIHARRNKDELHQPLLTDQYQTYSDDYDSIPTPSQSVV